A genomic window from Triticum urartu cultivar G1812 chromosome 7, Tu2.1, whole genome shotgun sequence includes:
- the LOC125523767 gene encoding LOW QUALITY PROTEIN: RING-H2 finger protein ATL74-like (The sequence of the model RefSeq protein was modified relative to this genomic sequence to represent the inferred CDS: inserted 2 bases in 2 codons): MRVPARVLHHATALAPSGTGGTSSSSPASPQQPPGQAEPMTVDSDMAVILASMMCXLVCVLRLAXASRCACRSRRSSSSSSSNPPREGLKKKAIDALPTVSFATTASPQPAATECAICLAEFAEGESMRVLPHCGHAFHVLCIDAWLRTCASCPSCRASIVAVPAPAPTLVVVVAGNNRCGRCGELAAPAGGGDSTFLP, translated from the exons ATGCGTGTTCCGGCAAGAGTCCTGCACCACGCGACCGCCCTCGCCCCCTCCGGCACCGGAGGGACGTCGTCGTCGTCGCCTGCTTCACCACAACAACCGCCGGGGCAGGCAGAGCCGATGACGGTGGACTCAGACATGGCGGTCATCCTGGCGTCAATGATGT GCCTCGTTTGCGTCCTCAGACTCG TTGCTTCCCGGTGCGCATGCCGAAGCCGACGCTCCAGCTCCAGTTCGTCCTCCAACCCACCCCGGGAGGGCCTCAAGAAGAAGGCAATTGACGCGCTCCCCACCGTCTCCTTCGCCACAACCGCTTCACCGCAACCGGCAGCAACGGAGTGTGCGATATGCCTAGCCGAGTTCGCGGAGGGGGAGAGCATGCGCGTTCTCCCGCATTGCGGCCACGCCTTCCATGTTCTCTGCATCGATGCTTGGCTCCGGACCTGCGCCAGCTGCCCCTCTTGCCGCGCCTCCATCGTTGCTGTTCCAGCCCCTGCACCTACGCTAGTGGTCGTAGTGGCAGGGAACAACAGGTGCGGGAGGTGCGGCGAGCTGGCCGCGCCGGCTGGTGGTGGAGATAGCACGTTCTTGCCTTAA